The following are encoded together in the Coregonus clupeaformis isolate EN_2021a unplaced genomic scaffold, ASM2061545v1 scaf0221, whole genome shotgun sequence genome:
- the LOC121535943 gene encoding methyltransferase N6AMT1, which produces MSYPTPLYSHAGRGPFTDVYEPAEDSFLLIDALEQDADRLKKISPSVCLEVGSGSGVVSAFLASVIGPTALYLCTDVNPEAAQCTLETSRCNGVNLQPIITDLVDSLLPRLCGKVDVLLFNPPYVVTPSEEVGSQGIEAAWAGGRWGREVMDRFFPLLPKLLSNQGLFYLVTVAENNPEEITTLLRKSGLQGVPCLSRRTGPESLSVLRFHRTM; this is translated from the exons ATGTCCTATCCCACCCCCTTGTACTCCCACGCGGGCCGCGGGCCTTTCACTGACGTGTACGAGCCAGCTGAGGACTCCTTCCTCTTGATCGATGCCCTTGAGCAGGATGCTGACAGACTGAAGAAAATTAG CCCCTCTGTGTGTCTAGAGGTGGGCAGTGGCTCTGGGGTGGTGTCCGCCTTCCTGGCATCCGTGATCGGACCTACAGCTCTATACCT CTGTACCGACGTGAACCCCGAAGCAGCCCAGTGCACTCTGGAGACGTCTCGCTGTAACGGCGTTAATCTGCAGCCCATCATCACGGActtg GTGGACTCTCTCTTGCCAAGGTTGTGTGGAAAAGTGGACGTTCTTTTATTCAACCCTCCTTATGTCGTCACACCATCAGAAGAG gtgggtAGCCAGGGCATCGAGGCAGCCTGGGCTGGTGGGAGGTGGGGCCGAGAGGTGATGGACAGGTTCTTCCCCCTGCTTCCAAAGCTACTGTCTAATCAGGGGTTGTTTTACCTGGTCACTGTGGCAGAGAACAACCCAG AGGAGATCACCACTTTGCTGAGGAAGTCTGGCCTGCAGGGGGTGCCCTGTCTGTCCAGACGAACTGGGCCAGAGAGCCTCTCTGTGCTGCGCTTCCACAGAACAATGTGA